A single genomic interval of Helianthus annuus cultivar XRQ/B chromosome 13, HanXRQr2.0-SUNRISE, whole genome shotgun sequence harbors:
- the LOC118479332 gene encoding putative disease resistance RPP13-like protein 1, whose translation MAETLANELLKVLVKKMTDEAFKRIARAQGIYNELKELKKTLSRIQDLLTDASQKEVTHKSVKEWLNALQHLAYDIDDVLDDVATEAMHRELTLQEPAASTSKVRKLIPSCCTNFSLTHRLSPKLDRINRDLENLEKRKTDLGLLKIDEKPRNTSRRSETSLPERDVVGREVEKEQLLKKLLGDDDGSSQDNFSVLPIVGMGGVGKTTLARLLYNDTKVQDHFEPKAWVCVSDDFDIFKITDAILQDVTKENKKFKDLNQLQKALTEQFKDKRFLLVVDDVWSENYGDWENLVRPFLSCAPGSRIIMTTRKEQLLKQIGFHNVDCLKSLSSEDALRLLAVNALGVDNFDSHTTLKPQGEGIVKKCGCLPLALKAIGRLLRTKTDREDWDDVLNSEIWDVEIGNATENGKDVENSDKIVPALRISYQELSADLKQLFAYCSLFPKDFLFDKEELVSLWMAEGFLNPSKLPERLGREYFEILLSRSFFQHAPNDESLFIMHDLMNDLATFVAGEFFLRFDNHMKTKTEALAKYRHMSFTREHYVGYQKFEAFKGAKSLRTFLAVSLGVDKGWYYLSSKILGDLLPELTLLRVLSLSRFEISEVPEFIGTLKHLRYLNLSRTNIKELPENVGNLYNLQTLIVSGCWALTKLPKSFLKLTRLRHFDIRNTPLEKLPLGIGELESLQTLTKIIIEGDDGFAINELKGLTNLHGEVSIKGLHKVQSAKHAREANLSLKKITGLELQWVDVVDGSRMDTLEEEVLNELKPNSDTLKTLSVVSYGGTQISNWVGDRSFHELVDVSIRGCKKCTSLPPFGLLPSLKRLQIQGMDEVKIIGLELIGNDVNAFRSLEVLRFEDMSGWEGWSTKNEGSAAVFPCLKELSIIDCPQLINVSLQALPSLKVLEINRCGDGVLRSLVQVASSVTKLEIDSISGLTYEVWRGVIRYLKEVEGLSIGRCNEIKYLWESETEASKLLVRLKELRLRRCSGLHKAFMLSK comes from the exons ATGGCTGAAACTCTTGCAAATGAACTCCTCAAAGTCCTTGTTAAGAAGATGACCGATGAAGCCTTCAAGCGAATTGCTCGCGCTCAGGGAATTTACAACGAGCTCAAGGAGTTGAAGAAGACACTCTCCAGGATCCAAGATCTGCTTACCGATGCCTCTCAGAAGGAGGTTACCCATAAATCTGTCAAAGAATGGCTGAATGCTCTCCAACATTTGGCTTACGATATCGACGACGTACTCGACGACGTGGCAACTGAAGCTATGCATCGTGAGCTCACCCTGCAGGAACCTGCAGCATCCACCAGCAAGGTAAGAAAGCTCATCCCATCATGCTGCACAAATTTCTCACTAACTCATAGGCTGTCTCCCAAGTTAGATAGGATTAACAGAGACTTAGAAAATCTAGAGAAACGAAAAACGGATCTAGGTTTGCTTAAGATTGATGAGAAGCCAAGAAATACTAGTAGAAGAAGCGAAACCTCTTTGCCAGAACGCGATGTTGTCGGACGAGAAGTTGAGAAAGAGCAGTTGCTTAAAAAGTTGTTGGGGGATGATGATGGGTCATCTCAGGATAACTTTAGTGTCTTACCTATAGTTGGTATGGGTGGGGTTGGAAAAACCACTCTAGCCAGACTTTTGTATAACGATACAAAGGTGCAGGATCACTTTGAACCCAAGGCATGGGTTTGTGTTTCAGATGATTTTGATATTTTCAAGATAACTGATGCTATCCTTCAAGATGTGACTAAAGAAAACAAGAAATTTAAAGATCTAAATCAGCTTCAAAAGGCTCTCACTGAGCAATTTAAGGACAAACGATTTCTACTAGTAGTTGATGACGTGTGGAGTGAAAACTATGGTGATTGGGAAAACCTAGTGCGCCCATTTCTATCATGTGCTCCTGGAAGTAGGATAATCATGACAACTCGTAAGGAGCAGTTGCTCAAACAGATAGGTTTTCATAATGTAGACTGTCTCAAGAGTTTGTCGAGTGAAGATGCATTGCGTTTACTTGCAGTAAATGCATTGGGGGTAGATAACTTCGACTCACACACGACACTTAAACCACAAGGTGAAGGTATTGTGAAAAAGTGTGGTTGTTTGCCTTTGGCTTTAAAGGCAATTGGAAGGCTTTTAAGGACAAAAACAGATAGAGAAGACTGGGATGACGTGTTGAATAGCGAGATATGGGATGTAGAAATTGGTAATGCCACTGAAAATGGTAAAGATGTGGAAAATAGTGATAAGATTGTTCCGGCACTTCGGATAAGCTACCAAGAACTTTCTGCAGATTTGAAGCAGTTGTTTGCATACTGTTCCTTGTTCCCCAAAGACTTTTTGTTTGACAAGGAGGAGTTGGTATCGTTGTGGATGGCAGAAGGGTTTCTGAACCCATCCAAGTTACCAGAACGCTTGGGCCGTGaatattttgaaattttattatCAAGGTCATTTTTCCAACATGCACCTAATGATGAATCATTGTTTATCATGCATGATCTGATGAATGACTTGGCCACTTTTGTTGCCGGAGAATTTTTCCTAAGGTTTGACAATCATATGAAGACAAAGACAGAAGCTTTGGCAAAGTATCGCCATATGTCATTTACTCGCGAGCACTATGTAGGTTACCAAAAGTTTGAGGCATTCAAAGGAGCCAAAAGCTTGAGAACATTTTTAGCTGTATCTCTCGGTGTGGATAAAGGTTGGTATTACTTATCCTCTAAGATTTTGGGTGACTTACTTCCAGAGTTAACATTGTTAAGAGTCCTTTCTTTGAGTCGTTTTGAGATAAGTGAGGTACCGGAGTTCATTGGTACTTTGAAACACTTGCGGTATCTTAACTTGTCTCGAACAAATATAAAAGAGTTACCAGAGAATGTTGGCAACCTTTATAATCTACAGACATTGATTGTTTCTGGGTGTTGGGCCTTAACTAAGTTGCCTAAAAGCTTCTTAAAGCTTACACGGTTACGGCATTTTGACATAAGGAATACTCCGTTGGAGAAGCTGCCATTGGGGATTGGTGAGTTGGAAAGCCTTCAAACTCTCACCAAGATCATCATTGAAGGAGATGATGGTTTTGCAATAAATGAGCTCAAGGGATTAACAAATCTCCACGGGGAAGTTTCAATTAAGGGATTGCACAAAGTGCAAAGCGCAAAGCATGCACGGGAGGCGAACTTATCTCTAAAAAAGATTACTGGATTAGAGTTGCAATGGGTTGATGTGGTTGATGGCTCACGAATGGATACACTTGAAGAGGAAGTTCTCAATGAGCTGAAACCTAATAGTGATACGTTGAAAACGCTTTCAGTCGTGTCATACGGGGGAACACAAATTTCAAATTGGGTTGGTGATCGCTCTTTTCATGAGTTGGTTGATGTGTCAATACGTGGTTGTAAAAAATGCACATCTCTACCCCCATTTGGGTTGCTCCCTTCGCTTAAGAGGTTGCAGATTCAAGGCATGGATGAGGTTAAAATCATAGGTTTGGAGTTAATCGGAAATGATGTTAACGCCTTCCGTTCACTTGAAGTTCTAAGATTTGAAGATATGTCTGGATGGGAGGGGTGGTCAACTAAAAATGAGGGTTCAGCAGCAGTGTTTCCATGCCTTAAAGAGCTTTCTATAATCGATTGTCCACAATTGATAAATGTCTCACTTCAAGCACTGCCTTCACTCAAGGTTCTTGAAATTAACAGATGTGGTGATGGTGTGTTGAGAAGTCTGGTTCAGGTAGCTTCATCAGTCACTAAGTTGGAAATAGATTCTATCTCAGGGCTTACATATGAGGTGTGGAGAGGAGTTATAaggtatcttaaggaagttgaaGGATTAAGTATCGGGAGATGTAATGAAATAAAATACTTGTGGGAATCAGAAACAGAGGCAAGTAAGCTTCTTGTGAGATTAAAGGAATTGAGATTAAGGAGATGTTCAGGTTTG CATAAAGCATTTATGTTGTCCAAATAG